A genomic segment from Aegilops tauschii subsp. strangulata cultivar AL8/78 chromosome 1, Aet v6.0, whole genome shotgun sequence encodes:
- the LOC109787237 gene encoding uncharacterized protein: MSDQSDSQNKSEEQVNMSEGTSPSRSYDEGSRSTPSNFPKAATRTRRKRNSDYLDEDYVAAEEEVNSKKKVVKKEFGTTASTKPSLNKKAPAKRVPMSKARASTLEASKSTVEEAAGEGKKRKERVKKTMAKVICRSSMMRDPAEDEEEDEEQDVAPRPKAQKLMGDAIKSGAAPSKPKTASKSTAQASKSAPKRSTRNIPAAKKNKAPVPEVEEEEEAQDPRS, from the coding sequence atgtctgatcaaagtgatagccagaacaagtCTGAGGAGCAAGTTaacatgagtgagggcactagtccctctcgcagctatgatgagggtagcAGAAGCACCCCAAGCAACTTTCCCAAGGCAGCAACAAGGACAAGGAGAAAGAGAAACTCCGACTATCTGGACGAAGATTATGTTGCTGCTGAGGAAGAAGTCAACTCAAAGAAGAAAGTTGTCAAGAAGGAATTTGGCACAACAGCTTCAACTAAGCCTAGTCTGAACAAGAAGGCTCCTGCCAAGAGAGTGCCAATGTCTAAGGCCAGAGCCTCAACTCTTGAAGCCTCCAAGTCAACTGTTGAAGAGGCTGCTGGTGAGGGcaagaagagaaaggaaagggtcaagaagaccatggcCAAAGTAATTTGCAGATCCTCTATGATGAGAGACCCAGCTGAGgatgaggaagaagatgaagagcAGGATGTTGCACCAAGACCTAAAGCACAAaagctgatgggggatgccatcaagtctggggctgcTCCTTCAAAGCCTAAGACTGCCTCCAAATCTACTGCTCAAGCCTCCAAGTCTGCACCAAAGAGAAGCACCAGAAACATACCAGCTGCTAAGAAGAACAAGGCTCCAGTGCCTGAagtggaagaagaagaggaagcccAAGATCCCAGATCATGA